A stretch of the Psychroserpens sp. Hel_I_66 genome encodes the following:
- a CDS encoding glycosyltransferase family 2 protein, producing the protein MDFKFTILIPVYNEEANLIPVEKALTNYLKNASILTKVLFINDGSKDSSQTIIEDICGRNPNFDCILLSENYGLSAALKAGFDHITTPLVGYMDADLQTTPEDFELLLAHIDDHAMVTGIRSNRKDRLIKNVSSKIANYIRRLFTKDGIQDTGCPLKVMHTNYAKAIPMFKGLHRFLPAMILLQEGTVKQISVRHFPRVAGKSKFGLRKRLVTPFIDCFAYLWIKKRTINYKIKKSSL; encoded by the coding sequence ATGGATTTTAAATTCACCATTCTTATTCCCGTTTATAATGAAGAGGCTAATCTAATTCCTGTTGAAAAAGCACTTACCAATTATTTAAAAAACGCTTCTATTCTAACCAAAGTCTTATTTATTAATGATGGCTCTAAAGATTCCAGCCAAACCATAATTGAGGATATCTGCGGAAGAAACCCAAACTTTGATTGTATTCTTTTATCTGAAAATTACGGTCTAAGTGCTGCTCTTAAAGCTGGGTTTGATCATATCACTACTCCACTTGTTGGCTATATGGATGCAGATTTACAAACCACTCCCGAAGATTTTGAACTGCTTTTAGCTCATATTGACGATCATGCAATGGTTACTGGAATTCGCTCAAACCGAAAAGACAGATTAATAAAAAATGTCTCCTCCAAAATTGCAAATTACATTCGCAGGTTATTTACCAAAGATGGCATTCAAGACACTGGTTGTCCATTAAAAGTAATGCATACCAATTATGCTAAAGCCATTCCCATGTTTAAAGGTTTGCATCGTTTTCTTCCTGCGATGATTCTTTTACAAGAGGGCACGGTAAAACAAATTTCTGTTCGTCATTTTCCTAGAGTTGCTGGAAAATCAAAATTTGGTTTAAGAAAACGTTTAGTAACACCATTTATAGATTGTTTTGCCTATCTATGGATCAAAAAAAGAACAATAAATTACAAGATTAAAAAAAGTAGTTTATAA
- a CDS encoding phosphatase PAP2 family protein, which yields MIEQLIEYDQELFIYLNGMGNVFWDAFWLTYTAKLHWIPFYALLGYLMYKKLDSKMFVLTLVTIALMITFTDQVTNLFKDGFMRLRPCYEDGVAEVMRLVRKTCGGRYGYFSGHASNSMGLAFFVGLMLRSKYKYMLPILIVWAALMGYSRIYVGAHYPLDVLSGMLFGGVSGFMFYKLDKYIQSRFQTKKL from the coding sequence ATGATTGAGCAACTTATAGAATACGACCAAGAATTATTTATTTATTTAAATGGAATGGGAAACGTGTTTTGGGACGCTTTTTGGCTGACCTATACAGCTAAACTGCATTGGATCCCATTCTATGCATTATTGGGGTATTTAATGTATAAAAAGCTGGATTCAAAAATGTTTGTACTTACGTTGGTAACAATAGCATTAATGATCACATTTACAGATCAGGTCACAAATTTATTTAAAGATGGTTTTATGAGATTGAGACCATGCTATGAAGATGGTGTGGCAGAGGTAATGCGTCTTGTTAGGAAAACCTGTGGTGGACGATATGGTTATTTCTCTGGTCATGCAAGTAACTCAATGGGACTTGCCTTTTTTGTTGGTTTAATGCTAAGAAGTAAATATAAATACATGCTTCCTATTTTGATAGTATGGGCAGCTTTAATGGGATATAGCAGGATTTACGTAGGGGCTCATTATCCTTTAGACGTATTGAGTGGTATGTTATTTGGAGGTGTATCTGGATTTATGTTTTATAAATTAGATAAGTATATCCAGTCGAGATTTCAGACTAAAAAATTATAA
- a CDS encoding MATE family efflux transporter encodes MILSQYTKEFNYNFKLAAPVILGMLGHTFVSFVDNVMVGQLGTAELAAVSLGNSFMFIAMSIGIGFSTAITPLVAEADAANNFSEGKSFFKHGLFLCTILGILLFLTVFLAEPLLYMMKQPVEVVDLAIPYLHLVAFSLIPLIVFQAFKQFSDGLSLTRYPMYATLLANIVNVVLNYILIFGKFGSPEFGIVGAAYGTLISRFVMVAHLWWLLKMKEKSKAYVTNIKIFVLDSFKMKKLIGLGTPSAMQMFFEVAIFTAAIWLSGLLGKNPQAANQIALNLSSMTFMVAMGLSVASMIRVGNQKGLNQFKELRRIAFSIFLLAVILSVFFGGFFFIFHNELPKLYVDYDDTKNLIDNTEVVSIAAKLMIAAAIFQISDGIQVVVLGALRGLQDVKIPTIITFFSYWVIGFPVSFYFGKEEAYGSFGIWMGLLAGLTTAAILLFIRFNYLTKRLIRES; translated from the coding sequence TTGATATTATCACAATACACCAAAGAATTTAATTACAATTTCAAATTAGCAGCTCCAGTTATTTTAGGGATGCTTGGTCATACGTTTGTTAGTTTTGTTGATAATGTAATGGTTGGTCAATTGGGAACTGCAGAATTAGCAGCAGTTTCACTTGGCAATAGCTTTATGTTTATAGCGATGTCTATAGGTATTGGTTTTTCGACAGCGATCACGCCTTTAGTAGCAGAAGCAGATGCTGCGAATAATTTTTCAGAAGGAAAATCCTTTTTTAAACATGGTCTTTTTCTTTGCACCATTTTGGGGATTCTTTTATTTCTCACGGTATTTTTGGCAGAGCCACTACTTTACATGATGAAACAGCCAGTTGAGGTGGTTGATTTGGCAATCCCTTATTTACATTTGGTTGCTTTTTCTTTAATTCCTTTAATTGTTTTTCAGGCTTTTAAACAATTTAGTGATGGGTTGTCCTTAACTAGATATCCCATGTATGCCACCCTTTTGGCTAATATTGTGAATGTGGTTCTCAATTACATTTTAATTTTTGGGAAATTTGGTTCTCCGGAATTTGGCATCGTTGGAGCAGCCTACGGGACATTGATCTCACGTTTTGTGATGGTAGCACACCTTTGGTGGCTTTTAAAAATGAAAGAGAAGTCTAAGGCTTATGTGACAAACATTAAGATTTTTGTTTTAGATTCATTTAAGATGAAAAAATTGATTGGTCTTGGTACTCCAAGCGCTATGCAAATGTTCTTTGAAGTTGCGATTTTTACAGCAGCGATTTGGTTGAGTGGTTTGCTGGGTAAAAACCCACAAGCAGCAAATCAAATCGCACTTAACTTATCATCAATGACCTTTATGGTCGCTATGGGATTAAGCGTTGCATCGATGATTAGGGTTGGTAACCAAAAAGGTTTGAACCAATTTAAAGAGCTTAGAAGAATTGCATTTTCTATATTTTTATTGGCGGTGATATTATCCGTTTTTTTTGGTGGATTCTTTTTTATATTTCATAATGAGTTGCCAAAACTCTATGTAGATTATGATGATACCAAAAACTTGATTGATAATACAGAAGTGGTTTCAATAGCTGCAAAATTGATGATTGCAGCAGCGATTTTTCAAATTAGTGATGGCATTCAAGTTGTGGTTTTAGGTGCCTTGAGAGGATTGCAGGACGTTAAGATTCCTACGATTATTACTTTTTTCTCCTATTGGGTAATCGGTTTTCCTGTAAGTTTTTACTTCGGAAAAGAAGAAGCCTATGGCAGTTTTGGCATTTGGATGGGTTTATTGGCTGGTTTAACCACAGCTGCAATACTATTGTTTATCAGATTTAATTATTTGACCAAACGATTGATACGAGAGTCATAA
- a CDS encoding ATP-grasp domain-containing protein, which produces MTLKRNVLIPDGDSTWALSVIHCLSQIENYNLFVLSNTKRTASKYSRYTSYYKFHERPADDSWVEIINAEIELNKIDVILPIAEKEITFFIKHKQDIYKNTKIIPWPKLRDYEIAIDKYRLSNFAKEHEIPHPRSYFISSEIDLENKISGINFPLLIKPLHQKGGEGIIKVNSEESLIQHLKRAHNGLFIQDYIKGYDIDCSVLCQDGEVLVYTIQKGNLQGDTTFAPQLAFDFLQNEHLLATVKLIMNKLNWSGIAHLDMRYDEKANNYKLIEINARFWGSIEASKFAGVNFPHLVISLAMGEELPKIDYKSFHYMRLKGVIKTVRRNPLFVFKRSYLLNNTETKTFIKDPLPTFHRFRDWLVRRF; this is translated from the coding sequence ATGACTTTAAAGCGTAATGTTTTAATCCCAGATGGCGATAGTACTTGGGCATTATCAGTCATACATTGTTTATCTCAAATTGAGAATTATAATTTATTTGTATTATCCAATACAAAACGAACAGCCTCCAAATATTCAAGATACACATCGTATTATAAATTTCACGAGAGACCAGCAGATGACAGTTGGGTAGAGATTATCAATGCTGAAATTGAATTAAACAAAATTGATGTCATCTTACCAATTGCTGAAAAGGAAATCACTTTTTTTATTAAGCATAAGCAAGATATTTATAAAAACACAAAAATAATTCCTTGGCCAAAATTAAGGGATTATGAGATTGCCATAGATAAATATAGACTGAGCAATTTCGCAAAAGAGCATGAGATCCCACACCCAAGATCTTATTTTATTTCTTCGGAAATTGATCTGGAGAATAAAATTTCAGGAATTAATTTTCCACTCCTTATCAAACCACTTCATCAAAAAGGTGGTGAGGGAATAATAAAGGTAAATTCCGAAGAAAGCCTTATCCAACATTTAAAACGTGCACATAACGGTTTGTTTATCCAAGATTATATTAAGGGTTATGATATTGACTGTAGTGTATTGTGTCAAGATGGTGAGGTGTTGGTATATACCATTCAAAAGGGAAACCTTCAAGGAGATACAACTTTTGCGCCTCAATTAGCTTTTGATTTTTTGCAAAATGAACACCTTCTTGCAACCGTAAAATTGATAATGAACAAGCTCAATTGGTCTGGAATTGCACATCTGGATATGCGTTATGATGAAAAAGCAAATAATTACAAATTAATTGAAATTAATGCTCGATTTTGGGGTAGTATAGAGGCCTCTAAATTTGCAGGAGTGAATTTTCCGCATTTAGTAATTTCTTTAGCAATGGGAGAAGAATTGCCAAAAATTGATTACAAATCTTTTCATTATATGCGATTAAAAGGAGTTATTAAAACAGTTAGGCGAAACCCTTTATTTGTATTTAAAAGAAGCTATTTGTTAAATAATACAGAGACAAAAACATTTATTAAAGATCCTTTGCCAACGTTTCATAGATTTAGAGACTGGTTGGTAAGACGTTTTTAG
- a CDS encoding NAD(P)H-dependent flavin oxidoreductase: MSNSITNLFKIKYPIIQAGMIWNSGWKLASAASNAGALGLIGAGSMYPDVLREHIKKCKKATSKPFGVNVPMLYPNIEEIMNIIVEEEVKIVFTSAGNPKTWTSWLKERGITVVHVVSSVKFALKAQEAGVDAVVAEGFEAGGHNGREETTTLTLIPMVREQLEIPLIAAGGIATGQAILAVMILGADAVQVGSRFVASEESSAHEAFKNVVVDAKEGDTQLTLKELAPVRLVKNKFFDELQELYKKSPSVDDLKLLLGRARAKRGMFEGDLEDGELEIGQIAGLIHDIKPAAQIVEDLISEFNYAKKQSQNITL, translated from the coding sequence ATGAGTAATTCAATTACTAATCTTTTTAAAATCAAATATCCAATCATACAGGCAGGTATGATCTGGAACAGTGGTTGGAAGTTAGCCTCAGCAGCAAGCAATGCAGGTGCTTTAGGACTTATTGGCGCAGGATCTATGTATCCAGATGTGTTGCGAGAACATATTAAGAAATGTAAAAAAGCAACGAGCAAACCTTTTGGAGTGAATGTGCCTATGCTGTATCCCAACATTGAGGAGATCATGAACATCATTGTAGAAGAAGAGGTAAAAATTGTTTTTACTTCCGCAGGAAACCCTAAAACCTGGACTTCTTGGTTAAAGGAAAGAGGGATTACCGTTGTTCATGTGGTGAGTAGCGTAAAATTTGCTTTAAAAGCTCAAGAGGCTGGCGTTGATGCGGTAGTTGCCGAAGGTTTTGAAGCAGGAGGACATAATGGTAGAGAGGAAACGACGACACTAACTCTAATCCCAATGGTGCGCGAACAATTAGAAATCCCATTAATTGCAGCTGGTGGCATTGCAACAGGACAAGCCATCTTGGCTGTAATGATTTTAGGTGCAGATGCAGTTCAAGTTGGAAGTCGGTTTGTAGCCAGTGAAGAATCTTCTGCTCATGAAGCATTCAAAAATGTAGTAGTAGATGCTAAAGAAGGCGATACGCAGTTAACCTTAAAAGAATTGGCTCCAGTGAGATTAGTGAAAAATAAGTTTTTCGACGAGCTTCAAGAATTGTATAAAAAATCTCCAAGTGTCGACGATTTAAAATTACTGTTGGGAAGAGCACGAGCAAAACGAGGCATGTTTGAAGGCGATTTAGAAGATGGCGAATTGGAAATTGGTCAAATTGCAGGTTTAATTCACGATATCAAACCTGCTGCCCAAATTGTTGAGGATCTTATTTCAGAATTTAATTACGCCAAAAAACAATCTCAAAACATTACATTGTAA
- a CDS encoding S8 family serine peptidase encodes MKKILFIGIVCFQFAAFAQQDAWVYFNQKENIEASIANPISILTQQAIDRKTANGIAIDERDVPVNESYITMLKSPETGVTVFAKSKWFNSVYVRGSEEDINALVDDFDFVDSVEFADESLNMSRVDVSEDKFAIENNEVVFNYGNTLNQVEMINADALHLQDYTGEGVIVAVLDSGFPNVDTMGAFQRLRDNGDLLDGYDFVRRDDNVYAFSANDHGTKVLSDMAGFIQDQFVGTAPDASYYLFLTEDVASETPVEEAYWVEAAERSDSLGVHIINTSLGYKTYQNPAYTHTNEDLDGNTTFITRGANIANEKGILVVTSAGNSGSSGVGAPADGTGVLSIAAVDANGNYAGFSSQGSNFQATQKPDVAAQGLASFVVDNTNTIINNNGTSFSSPIMAGGIASLWQALPDATNEEIKDYVRMSASQYTTPDFLIGYGIPDLQLALDIGLSLQEEDFFEFKVYPNPAVDILNIQIPSANDITTLKIYDVLGKSVLELNITDMSSQLDVSSMASGIYVMTFQSGNASKTFKLIKS; translated from the coding sequence ATGAAAAAAATCCTATTCATTGGTATCGTATGCTTTCAATTCGCTGCTTTTGCCCAGCAAGATGCATGGGTTTATTTTAATCAAAAAGAGAATATTGAAGCCTCGATTGCAAACCCCATTTCAATTCTTACACAACAAGCTATCGATCGAAAAACCGCTAATGGTATCGCTATAGACGAACGCGATGTTCCTGTAAATGAAAGTTATATTACAATGCTTAAATCTCCAGAAACGGGTGTTACAGTTTTCGCGAAATCCAAATGGTTCAATTCGGTTTATGTTCGTGGTAGTGAAGAAGATATCAATGCTTTGGTTGATGATTTTGATTTTGTGGATTCTGTAGAATTTGCAGATGAAAGCCTAAATATGTCGAGAGTTGATGTTTCCGAAGATAAATTTGCTATAGAAAATAATGAAGTTGTTTTTAACTACGGAAATACGCTCAACCAGGTAGAGATGATAAATGCAGATGCGTTGCATCTTCAAGATTATACGGGTGAAGGCGTTATTGTTGCAGTATTGGATTCTGGATTTCCAAATGTAGATACAATGGGAGCATTTCAGCGTTTGCGGGATAATGGTGATTTATTGGATGGTTATGATTTTGTGCGTCGTGATGATAATGTCTATGCGTTTTCTGCTAATGATCATGGTACAAAAGTACTCAGTGATATGGCTGGTTTTATACAAGATCAATTTGTTGGTACTGCACCAGACGCATCATATTACTTATTTTTAACTGAGGATGTTGCCAGTGAAACTCCAGTTGAGGAAGCCTATTGGGTGGAGGCTGCAGAACGGAGTGATAGTTTGGGAGTTCACATTATTAATACCTCTTTAGGATATAAAACCTATCAAAACCCTGCATACACGCATACAAATGAAGATTTGGATGGCAATACAACATTTATAACAAGAGGCGCAAATATTGCTAACGAAAAAGGGATTTTGGTGGTGACTTCAGCAGGAAACTCTGGATCAAGTGGAGTTGGAGCTCCAGCAGATGGGACTGGTGTTCTCAGCATTGCAGCAGTAGATGCAAATGGTAATTATGCAGGATTTAGTTCACAAGGGAGCAACTTTCAAGCGACACAGAAACCTGATGTTGCAGCACAAGGTCTAGCGTCTTTTGTGGTTGATAATACTAATACCATCATAAATAATAATGGAACATCCTTTAGTTCTCCAATAATGGCAGGAGGTATTGCCTCACTATGGCAAGCTCTACCAGATGCTACCAATGAAGAGATTAAAGATTATGTGAGAATGTCTGCATCCCAATATACAACACCAGATTTTCTTATAGGCTATGGGATCCCAGATCTTCAATTAGCTTTGGATATTGGATTGTCATTACAAGAAGAAGATTTTTTTGAATTTAAGGTGTATCCTAATCCAGCGGTTGATATTCTAAATATCCAAATCCCGTCAGCAAATGATATTACAACTTTGAAAATCTATGATGTTTTAGGCAAATCTGTTTTAGAATTAAATATTACAGATATGTCTTCCCAATTGGATGTATCATCAATGGCATCTGGAATTTACGTGATGACGTTTCAATCTGGAAATGCTTCAAAAACATTTAAACTTATAAAATCATAA
- the mnmA gene encoding tRNA 2-thiouridine(34) synthase MnmA yields the protein MERVIVGLSGGVDSSVAAYLLKEQGYEVIGLFMKNWHDDSVTISDECPWLDDSNDAMLVAEKLGIPFQTVDLSEQYKERIVDYMFDEYQKGRTPNPDVLCNREIKFDVFMKIALDLGADYVATGHYCRKDVSSEINLVDGTSKHTYHLLGGIDNNKDQSYFLCQLSQKQLEKSLFPIGELTKPEVRDIAKKLDLVTADKKDSQGLCFIGKVRLPEFLQQKLKPKEGVIVEIPAEHHFYDAESFKFETKAEELQQLTKKIKYSISDGKIVGKHQGAHYFTKGQRKGLAVGGTVEPLFVIDTDVDENVIYTGQGKNHPGLYKRALFVTNEELHWVREDLELKVGATMQVKARIRYRQALENATLHKVEDGLFVEFENLQSAITEGQFVAWYLDDELVGSGVIS from the coding sequence ATGGAAAGAGTAATTGTCGGACTTTCGGGAGGTGTAGATTCTAGTGTTGCAGCTTATTTATTAAAAGAGCAAGGCTATGAAGTCATTGGCTTGTTTATGAAAAACTGGCATGATGACTCAGTCACTATTTCAGATGAGTGTCCTTGGTTAGATGATAGTAATGACGCCATGTTAGTGGCAGAGAAATTAGGCATTCCATTTCAAACAGTTGATCTAAGCGAGCAATATAAAGAGCGTATTGTCGACTATATGTTTGATGAATATCAAAAAGGAAGAACTCCAAATCCAGACGTACTTTGCAATAGGGAAATCAAATTTGATGTCTTTATGAAAATTGCGCTAGACCTGGGAGCAGATTATGTTGCAACAGGCCATTATTGCAGAAAAGATGTCTCTTCGGAAATAAATTTGGTAGATGGTACTTCAAAACACACTTACCATTTATTAGGAGGAATTGACAACAATAAAGATCAATCCTACTTTTTATGTCAGTTATCTCAAAAACAACTTGAAAAATCATTGTTTCCAATAGGTGAACTAACAAAACCAGAAGTTAGAGACATAGCAAAAAAACTTGATTTGGTAACTGCAGATAAAAAAGATTCACAAGGACTCTGTTTTATAGGCAAAGTAAGATTACCAGAATTTTTGCAACAAAAGCTTAAACCTAAAGAAGGCGTTATCGTAGAAATTCCTGCTGAACATCATTTTTATGATGCTGAAAGTTTTAAATTTGAAACTAAAGCTGAAGAACTTCAACAGTTAACCAAAAAAATCAAATATTCCATTTCCGACGGAAAAATAGTGGGCAAACACCAAGGTGCACATTATTTTACAAAAGGCCAAAGAAAAGGACTCGCAGTTGGTGGTACGGTAGAACCACTCTTTGTAATTGATACAGATGTTGACGAAAATGTAATTTATACTGGTCAGGGAAAAAACCATCCTGGATTATATAAAAGAGCACTTTTTGTCACTAATGAAGAATTGCATTGGGTGCGTGAAGATTTAGAACTCAAGGTTGGAGCAACAATGCAGGTTAAAGCAAGAATCCGTTATAGACAAGCACTTGAAAACGCAACGCTTCACAAGGTGGAAGATGGACTTTTTGTTGAATTTGAAAATCTACAATCTGCAATAACCGAAGGACAGTTCGTCGCTTGGTATCTTGATGACGAATTAGTAGGTTCGGGAGTAATTTCATAA
- a CDS encoding toxin-antitoxin system YwqK family antitoxin encodes MKYYLFIYILTIFVVNSYSQEAINQLDSAGKRHGVWKKYFDKTKQLRYQGQFDHGKEIDTFNFYRLNKGVSVLSATKVFNDNNDKAQVKFLSSTGKLISEGEMDGKNYIGKWTYYHNKNNAIMSTEFYNDNGKLEGEKLVFYPDGTTAEQANYKDGKLNGKSIWYSKEGKILKEFMYENDELNGISKYYNVDGNIEAEGTYRKDLKHGYWKYYENGKLVKTTDHTKRSKNPIKQ; translated from the coding sequence ATGAAGTACTATTTATTTATATATATTTTAACAATTTTCGTTGTAAATTCTTATTCTCAAGAAGCTATTAATCAATTAGATAGTGCTGGTAAACGCCACGGAGTTTGGAAAAAGTACTTTGATAAAACCAAGCAATTGCGATATCAAGGGCAATTTGATCACGGTAAGGAAATTGATACATTTAATTTTTATAGACTTAATAAAGGCGTTAGTGTCTTAAGTGCAACCAAAGTTTTTAATGACAATAATGATAAAGCTCAAGTTAAATTTTTATCATCCACGGGCAAATTGATTAGCGAAGGTGAAATGGATGGTAAAAATTATATTGGTAAATGGACATATTACCATAATAAAAATAATGCTATAATGTCTACAGAATTTTACAATGATAATGGAAAACTAGAAGGAGAAAAACTAGTATTTTATCCTGACGGAACTACTGCAGAGCAAGCAAACTACAAAGATGGTAAGTTAAACGGTAAATCAATATGGTATTCAAAAGAGGGAAAAATCTTAAAAGAATTCATGTACGAAAACGATGAATTAAATGGAATTTCAAAATACTATAATGTTGATGGAAACATTGAGGCAGAAGGTACTTATAGAAAAGATCTAAAACATGGTTACTGGAAATACTATGAAAACGGAAAACTTGTTAAAACTACAGATCATACCAAACGAAGTAAAAACCCAATTAAACAATAG
- a CDS encoding fasciclin domain-containing protein — protein MKIISKKLKFLPLILLALVITSCSNDDDNTITTPTQLNIVETASATSNLSSLVAALQAADGNLVDLLSGNGPFTVLAPTNAAFTQFLNANGFDTLEDVPTDVLEQVLLNHVISADLSSTDLTNLGDGYTRTNADSPSNLKMSIYFNTANGDVRFNNVSSVTAGGADIETSNGTVHIVDAVIGLPTITTFATANPNFSALVASLAEADNSDANPMLIPTLSGAGSFTVFAPLDSAFTALLDSNDDWNTPADIDDALLNNVLTHHVIAGSIITSGDLTDGASPTMLNGQNITINLPGTGSNIADVTDAAGNTDIGVVVVDVQATNGVIHALNKVMLPSVD, from the coding sequence ATGAAAATTATTTCAAAAAAACTCAAATTCTTGCCTTTAATTTTACTGGCTCTTGTCATAACATCATGCAGTAACGATGATGACAATACAATAACCACTCCAACCCAATTAAATATTGTAGAAACTGCGAGCGCAACTTCAAACCTATCTAGTTTGGTCGCTGCACTTCAAGCAGCAGATGGAAATCTAGTAGACCTTTTAAGTGGTAATGGTCCATTTACAGTTCTTGCTCCAACAAATGCAGCATTTACTCAATTTTTAAATGCGAATGGATTTGATACTTTAGAAGATGTACCAACAGATGTTTTAGAACAAGTATTACTTAACCATGTTATTTCTGCAGATTTATCTTCAACAGATTTAACCAACTTAGGTGATGGATATACTAGAACAAATGCAGATAGCCCTAGTAATCTTAAAATGAGCATCTACTTTAATACCGCTAATGGTGATGTGAGATTTAATAACGTATCAAGTGTAACAGCTGGAGGTGCAGATATTGAAACCTCAAACGGGACAGTACATATTGTTGACGCTGTTATAGGATTACCAACAATCACAACATTTGCAACTGCAAATCCAAATTTTAGTGCATTGGTTGCTTCTTTAGCAGAAGCAGATAATTCTGACGCTAATCCAATGTTGATACCTACATTATCGGGAGCTGGAAGTTTTACGGTATTTGCTCCTTTAGATTCTGCTTTTACAGCTTTATTAGACAGTAACGATGACTGGAACACTCCTGCAGACATTGACGATGCATTATTAAATAACGTTTTAACACATCACGTCATTGCTGGTTCGATTATAACTTCTGGAGATTTAACAGACGGTGCTTCACCAACGATGCTAAACGGACAGAATATTACCATCAATCTTCCGGGAACCGGATCTAACATTGCAGATGTAACCGATGCTGCTGGAAATACAGATATTGGAGTTGTAGTGGTCGATGTACAAGCTACAAATGGTGTAATCCACGCATTAAACAAAGTGATGTTACCATCCGTAGATTAA